A window of Myxococcus stipitatus genomic DNA:
TCGCGCGCCATGCGGCGCACCTCGTCCCAATTCATGATGTCGCCCTGCTCCGGCACCAAGTCCGGCCCGCCGCCCAGCTGCTGCTCCAGCGCGTCGATGATGGAGGTCAGCACCCGCGTGGGGTGCTCCCCGATGAAGTCGTCCAGCGCCGCCGACACCGTCTTCTGCCCGGAGAGGATGGGCCCCAACAGCTCCATCGACGCCTCCGGCAGCTCCGCGTAGAAGGGGTGGTAGTGCCGCTCCTGCGCCCGCCGCAGCAGGTGGAAGAGGCGATCATGGTTGAAGCGCCGCTTCGTCCCGATGAACGCCGTCGGCAGGTAGGTGATGGCGGGCACCCCCAGCTGCTTCAAGATGGGATAGGCATACCGGTACACGTCCCGGTACCCGTCGTCGAAGGTGATGACGCACAGGTCCTTCCGGGTGACCCGCCTGCCATTCATCACGTCGACCGCGTCGCCAATCGACGCGAACTCGAACCCCGCCGCCGTCGCCTCGTCGATGTGCCTGCGGAATGTCTCCTGGCTGATGAGCAACCCGGGGATGGAGCGTTGCAGCTCCCCCGTGAAGTCGCTCACCACCCGGTGGTAGCTCACGATGAGGATGCGCCGCCCACCCGACTGCGCGCGCCGATACGCCGCCATCGCCCGGCGCATCCCACTGTAGTGCAGTACGCCAGC
This region includes:
- the exoL gene encoding spore coat polysaccharide deacetylase ExoL, giving the protein MAAYRRAQSGGRRILIVSYHRVVSDFTGELQRSIPGLLISQETFRRHIDEATAAGFEFASIGDAVDVMNGRRVTRKDLCVITFDDGYRDVYRYAYPILKQLGVPAITYLPTAFIGTKRRFNHDRLFHLLRRAQERHYHPFYAELPEASMELLGPILSGQKTVSAALDDFIGEHPTRVLTSIIDALEQQLGGGPDLVPEQGDIMNWDEVRRMARDGFEFGAHTLGHTVLTLEPSNVVEQEILESKRTIEKEVGIQVRDFAYCNGWYSDEIIQVLSQHGFRSGVTTEDLPNRIGGDPFTLKRKVMWENFSLGLLGDYSSPLTGCQFDDCFGVLGMSRPVPGRRPHAFRGGGMLGNVLAAPPGAVLQEVP